A region of Vigna radiata var. radiata cultivar VC1973A chromosome 6, Vradiata_ver6, whole genome shotgun sequence DNA encodes the following proteins:
- the LOC106765216 gene encoding autophagy protein 5 isoform X2, which yields MSSAQKQVWEGAIPLQIHLHESEVTTLPPPPPALVLAPRIGYLPLLISLVKPHFSSTLPPGLDTVWFDYKGIPLKWYIPTGVLFDLLCVEPERPWNLTVHFRGYPSNLLLPCEGEDSVKWSFINSLKEAAYVINGNSKNVMNMSQPDQVELWDSVLKGNLETYRRVASKLKLGTSEDEYTENVSSVLIKSPQSTGDTDVTGQVKTGRIPVRLYLWTVNEEFDDFEDAPQIDNWDKVSYINRPVELYKEDGKYFSLNDAVKRILPEFFLENSFVIEGDTDINQSGEEGERSSDPGSSCNAAEIAEIKFVRIQGIEPILDIPFSWVVNNLMNPEYFLHMCVCLKVKANAVQ from the exons ATGAGCTCGGCGCAGAAGCAGGTGTGGGAAGGGGCCATTCCACTGCAGATTCACCTCCACGAATCTGAAGTCACaactcttcctcctcctccaccagcTTTG GTGTTGGCTCCTCGGATAGGTTACTTGCCTCTGTTGATATCTCTCGTGAAGCCTCACTTCAGCAGCACGCTTCCCCCTGGACTTGACACGGTTTGGTTTGACTACAAAGGCATTCCTCTCAAGTG GTATATACCGACCGGTGTTCTTTTTGATCTTCTGTGCGTGGAGCCGGAGAGACCGTGGAATTTGACG GTACACTTTAGAGGATATCCAAGTAATTTATTGCTTCCTTGTGAAGGCGAAGACAGTGTAAAGTGGAGCTTTATTAACTCACTGAAGGAG GCTGCATATGTAATCAATGGGAATAGCAAAAATGTTATGAACATGTCTCAACCTGATCAGGTGGAGCTCTGGGACTCTGTTTTAAAAG GTAATTTAGAAACTTATCGGCGGGTGGCATCTAAGCTTAAGCTGGGAACCTCTGAAGATGAATATACGGAAAATGTTAGTTCAGTCTTGATTAAATCTCCACAGAGTACAGGGGATACCGATGTTACTGGACAAGTTAAGACTG GTAGGATTCCTGTTCGTTTATATCTGTGGACAGTCAATGAGGAGTTTGATGATTTTGAAGATGCTCCTCAAATTGATAACTGGGACAAAGTCTCATATATCAATCGTCCTGTTGAGCTTTATAAGGAAGATG GTAAATACTTTAGTTTAAATGATGCGGTTAAAAGAATATTACCTGAGTTTTTTCTGGAGAATTCCTTTGTAATTGAAGGAGATACAGACATTAACCAAAGTGGAGAAGAGGGAGAAAGATCATCTGATCCCGGTTCATCTTGCAACGCAGCTGAGATTGCTGAAATCAAATTTGTTCGTATTCAAGGGATAGAACCGATTTTAGATATACCTTTTTCTTGGGTTGTCAACAACTTGATGAATCCTGAGTATTTTCTTCATATGTGCGTATGCTTAAAAGTTAAAGCCAATGCAGTGCAATAG
- the LOC106765216 gene encoding autophagy protein 5 isoform X1 produces the protein MSSAQKQVWEGAIPLQIHLHESEVTTLPPPPPALVFFSRHTLPISVLAPRIGYLPLLISLVKPHFSSTLPPGLDTVWFDYKGIPLKWYIPTGVLFDLLCVEPERPWNLTVHFRGYPSNLLLPCEGEDSVKWSFINSLKEAAYVINGNSKNVMNMSQPDQVELWDSVLKGNLETYRRVASKLKLGTSEDEYTENVSSVLIKSPQSTGDTDVTGQVKTGRIPVRLYLWTVNEEFDDFEDAPQIDNWDKVSYINRPVELYKEDGKYFSLNDAVKRILPEFFLENSFVIEGDTDINQSGEEGERSSDPGSSCNAAEIAEIKFVRIQGIEPILDIPFSWVVNNLMNPEYFLHMCVCLKVKANAVQ, from the exons ATGAGCTCGGCGCAGAAGCAGGTGTGGGAAGGGGCCATTCCACTGCAGATTCACCTCCACGAATCTGAAGTCACaactcttcctcctcctccaccagcTTTGGTATTCTTCTCGCGCCACACTCTTCCTATTTCc GTGTTGGCTCCTCGGATAGGTTACTTGCCTCTGTTGATATCTCTCGTGAAGCCTCACTTCAGCAGCACGCTTCCCCCTGGACTTGACACGGTTTGGTTTGACTACAAAGGCATTCCTCTCAAGTG GTATATACCGACCGGTGTTCTTTTTGATCTTCTGTGCGTGGAGCCGGAGAGACCGTGGAATTTGACG GTACACTTTAGAGGATATCCAAGTAATTTATTGCTTCCTTGTGAAGGCGAAGACAGTGTAAAGTGGAGCTTTATTAACTCACTGAAGGAG GCTGCATATGTAATCAATGGGAATAGCAAAAATGTTATGAACATGTCTCAACCTGATCAGGTGGAGCTCTGGGACTCTGTTTTAAAAG GTAATTTAGAAACTTATCGGCGGGTGGCATCTAAGCTTAAGCTGGGAACCTCTGAAGATGAATATACGGAAAATGTTAGTTCAGTCTTGATTAAATCTCCACAGAGTACAGGGGATACCGATGTTACTGGACAAGTTAAGACTG GTAGGATTCCTGTTCGTTTATATCTGTGGACAGTCAATGAGGAGTTTGATGATTTTGAAGATGCTCCTCAAATTGATAACTGGGACAAAGTCTCATATATCAATCGTCCTGTTGAGCTTTATAAGGAAGATG GTAAATACTTTAGTTTAAATGATGCGGTTAAAAGAATATTACCTGAGTTTTTTCTGGAGAATTCCTTTGTAATTGAAGGAGATACAGACATTAACCAAAGTGGAGAAGAGGGAGAAAGATCATCTGATCCCGGTTCATCTTGCAACGCAGCTGAGATTGCTGAAATCAAATTTGTTCGTATTCAAGGGATAGAACCGATTTTAGATATACCTTTTTCTTGGGTTGTCAACAACTTGATGAATCCTGAGTATTTTCTTCATATGTGCGTATGCTTAAAAGTTAAAGCCAATGCAGTGCAATAG
- the LOC106765217 gene encoding glutathione S-transferase U19, translating to MSKGDKVEVLDFWASPFCGRVKIALEEKGVKHVASEEDVFGAKSELLLKSNPIHQRVPVLLHNGKPLPESAIIVSYIDEVWPSKSLLPSDAYDRAQARFWVDYIDKKVFETGRSIWASNGEERKVGTRDFIEVLKHLEEALGEKEYFGGDSFGYLDIIAIPHSAWFLAYEELGGFKVADHSPKISAWVKRCLQRESVAKVLPDPHKIYQFVLHFRKMSGLD from the exons ATGTCGAAGGGTGACAAGGTTGAGGTTTTGGACTTTTGGGCTAGCCCATTTTGTGGTAGAGTGAAAATTGCTTTGGAAGAGAAAGGGGTGAAGCATGTAGCCAGTGAAGAGGATGTGTTTGGAGCAAAGAGTGAACTTCTCCTGAAGTCAAATCCCATTCATCAAAGAGTTCCTGTGCTTTTGCACAATGGCAAACCCCTTCCTGAGTCTGCTATCATAGTTAGCTACATTGATGAAGTCTGGCCTTCCAAATCCCTGCTTCCATCTGATGCTTATGATCGTGCCCAAGCCAGATTCTGGGTTGATTACATCGATAAAAAG GTGTTTGAAACTGGGAGGAGCATCTGGGCAAGCAatggagaagagagaaaagtggGGACTAGGGACTTCATTGAAGTTTTGAAGCATCTTGAGGAAGCTCTTGGGGAGAAGGAGTATTTTGGTGGTGATTCCTTTGGGTATTTGGACATCATAGCCATTCCTCATTCAGCTTGGTTTTTGGCCTATGAGGAGCTTGGGGGCTTCAAAGTTGCAGACCATTCACCAAAGATCTCAGCTTGGGTTAAGAGGTGTTTGCAAAGGGAATCTGTTGCCAAAGTTCTGCCAGACCCACACAAGATCTACCAGTTTGTTCTTCACTTCAGGAAGATGTCAGGGCTTGATTGA
- the LOC106763980 gene encoding NAC domain-containing protein 86, with product MAPVLPPGFRFHPTDEELVAYYLKRKINGRKIELEIIPEVDLYKCEPWDLPGKSLLPGKDLEWYFFSPRDRKYPNGSRTNRATKSGYWKATGKDRKVNSKARSVGMKKTLVYYRGRAPHGSRTNWVMHEYRLDETECETASGLQDAYALCRVLKKTAVIPQKVEGHYVNVPNVNQITSDQSSSIELYSEGRGEDLVDSSNYFMSVDTCSPHNVGTETPLTISGVTTMDHEKWSHFSSQDSMFSLPTSSYPNFGAIAYPPSKVDIALECARMQHRFVMPPLEVDDFPQVGISELKMTQASSSMQGSRTETDILQEILSVAQASQELINQSNYSQEWCGNDYYAPRDEDFAFMVGTNYNHSSEIMNSVRYVDKAWEDANTRTIEIGDMDEEFKVERNVENLRWVGMSKEDLEKMEEQNIVPIEDISSFQTKMKENEVQESEQHSNMEHNGTEINDFSLGFINDDDPTENLTEDGNKDDYSSSPSFEVVEEIKVNRGMLVSTRQVAETFFQQMVPSQTVQVQLNTVMAHNHYVENAEAMVLIMEEQGSLRKVKAYVMGKLIKSSMTIASAIVFVFALVIMHYAFIKGEVKFWNETYCSNCDKIMKKTNRSCQIMNESNDVWFIGIKSGKGLNAVLKKIGIFLTIFFVLCAMWANHS from the exons ATGGCACCTGTTTTGCCTCCTGGTTTTAGGTTCCATCCTACTGACGAAGAACTCGTTGCTTATTACCTTAAAAGGAAGATCAATGGTCGAAAGATTGAGTTGGAAATCATTCCAGAAGTTGATCTCTACAAGTGTGAACCATGGGACTTACCAG GGAAATCATTGTTACCGGGGAAGGATTTGGAGTGGTATTTCTTTAGCCCTCGTGACAGAAAATACCCAAATGGATCAAGAACAAACCGAGCAACAAAATCTGGGTATTGGAAAGCAACAGGGAAGGATAGAAAGGTAAATTCGAAGGCTCGTTCTGTGGGTATGAAGAAAACCCTAGTTTACTATCGAGGAAGAGCACCCCATGGCTCTCGCACAAATTGGGTTATGCATGAATATCGTCTTGATGAGACAGAATGCGAAACTGCTTCAGGCTTGCAG GATGCATATGCTCTTTGCCGTGTGTTGAAGAAGACTGCAGTGATTCCTCAAAAAGTTGAGGGGCACTATGTTAATGTTCCCAATGTCAATCAGATTACAAGCGATCAATCATCGAGCATTGAACTATACTCTGAAGGAAGGGGCGAAGATTTAGTAGATAgctcaaattattttatgtctGTGGATACTTGTTCACCACACAATGTTGGAACTGAGACTCCTCTTACTATAAGTGGTGTAACGACAATGGATCATGAAAAATGGTCACACTTTTCATCACAAGATTCAATGTTTAGTCTTCCAACTTCTTCATATCCTAATTTTGGAGCCATAGCATACCCTCCATCCAAG GTGGATATAGCACTAGAGTGTGCAAGGATGCAACATAGGTTTGTTATGCCCCCTTTGGAGGTGGATGACTTCCCTCAAGTTGGGATCTCTGAGCTGAAAATGACACAAGCTTCTAGTTCCATGCAAGGAAGCAGAACTGAAACAGATATCTTACAGGAAATTCTTTCAGTGGCTCAGGCCTCTCAGGAATTAATAAATCAATCCAACTACTCACAGGAATGGTGTGGCAATGATTATTATGCTCCTCGTGATGAGGATTTTGCCTTCATGGTTGGCACTAATTACAATCATTCAAGTGAAATAATGAACTCAGTGAGGTATGTTGACAAAGCATGGGAAGATGCAAACACAAGGACAATAGAGATCGGAGATATGGATGAAGAATTTAAGGTGGAGAGGAATGTAGAGAATTTAAGATGGGTCGGAATGTCAAAAGAAGATTTAGAAAAG ATGGAAGAACAAAATATTGTCCCAATAGAGGATATTTCAAGCTTCCAAACtaagatgaaagaaaatgagGTGCAAG AATCTGAGCAACACAGTAACATGGAACATAATGGTACTGAAATAAATGATTTCTCATTGGGTTTCATCAATGATGACGACCCTACAGAGAACTTGACAGAAGATGGTAACAAGGATGATTATTCAAGTTCTCCTAGTTTTGAGGTTGTCGAGGAAATAAAGGTTAATCGTGGAATGTTGGTTTCGACTCGTCAAGTGGCAGAGACATTCTTTCAGCAAATGGTTCCTTCACAAACAGTCCAAGTTCAGCTTAATACAGTGATGGCACACAATCATTACGTAGAGAATGCAGAAGCAATGGTGTTGATAATGGAGGAACAAGGGTCTTTAAGGAAGGTTAAGGCCTATGTGATGGGGAAGCTAATAAAGTCATCAATGACAATAGCAAGTGCGATTGTATTCGTCTTTGCACTTGTGATTATGCATTATGCTTTTATAAAGGGAGAAGTGAAATTTTGGAATGAGACATATTGCAGTAATTGTGATAAGATCATGAAGAAAACGAATCGATCATGTCAGATAATGAATGAGTCAAATGATGTTTGGTTTATTGGTATCAAAAGTGGAAAAGGTTTAAATGCAGTGTTGAAGAAAATAGGAATTTTTCTCACTATATTCTTCGTTCTTTGTGCCATGTGGGCTAACCATAGTTGA